The Etheostoma spectabile isolate EspeVRDwgs_2016 chromosome 1, UIUC_Espe_1.0, whole genome shotgun sequence genome has a segment encoding these proteins:
- the kif13ba gene encoding kinesin-like protein KIF13B isoform X2, whose amino-acid sequence MGEPSLDDANVKVAVRVRPMNRREKELNTKCIVEMAKNQTILHPGGANLGKADSRSQSKVFAYDYCFWSMDETDKERFAGQEVVFQCLGESLLRNAFQGYNACIFAYGQTGSGKSYTMMGSGDQPGLIPRLCSALFDRTQKEQREEESFTVEVSYMEIYNEKVRDLLDPKGGRQTLRVREHKVLGPYVDGLSRLAVASYKDIESLMSEGNKSRTVAATNMNEESSRSHAVFNIILTHTLKDLQSGTSGEKVSRLSLVDLAGSERAAKTGAAGERLKEGSNINKSLTTLGLVISALAEQGSTKNKNKFVPYRDSVLTWLLKDCLGGNSRTAMVATVSPSADNYEETLSTLRYADRAKSIVNHAVVNEDPNARIIRELREEVEKLRVQLTQAESLKAPELKDRLEESEKLIQEMTITWEEKLRKTEEIAQERQKQLESLGISLQSSGIKVGDDKSFLVNLNADPALNELLVYYLKEHTKVGSADSQDIQLCGMGIQAEHCVIDIMADTAVILTPYRNARTCVNGSPVTSALQLHHGDRIFWGNNHFFRINLPKRRSRGPEDEEGEGSAMKNSGSSEQLDADGDTASEVSSEVSFSYEFAQTEVMMKALGNNDPMQAVLQSLERQHEEEKRSALERQRQMYEQELQQLRKKLNPDRLSIGSFGGPASGQQGPGQQSHYRSMERLSMGGISHSTSAQSRLRQWNEDREAVLVRSLRRLREQIVRANLLVQEACFISEELERHTEYRVTLQIPSDNLNANRKRDAVLSEPAIQVRRRCRGKQIWSLEKMENRLVDMRELYQEWQDYNLHHHDNPVMRSYFRRADPFFDEQENHSLIGVANVFLSCLFYDVKLQYAVPIINQKGEVTGRLHVEVVRVGGGLEDNMAGGDESDNNQDTEVQDRKLVCMIKILQATGLPQYLSNFVFCQYSFWDQPEPVIVAPEVDPSSSSPSPKDPHCMVVFDSCKEVAVSVTEDFIEYLTEGAVVIEVYGHRQADAGRNPALWDLSIIQAKTRTLRDRWSEVTRRLELWIQILEINENGDFVPVEVVPAKDVRTGGIFQLRQGQSRRIQVDVRSVQDSGTMPLIAEILLAVSVGCVEVRNTTANQEGDEMDSYQERDLERLRRQWLAALTKRQEYLDQHLQSLVSKAEKTEDDMEREAQLLEWRLTLTEERNAVMVPSAGSGIPGAPAEWVPLPGMETHTPVLFLNLKPDDLSSPDQFEVPEAGGWDATLSGEDEDDFFDLQIVKHYDGEVKAEASWDSTVHECLQLSRGGAWPEQRVYLTVRVVVQLSHPADMQLVLRKRICVNVNQGRQGFAHNFLRRMSTRSTIPGCGVTFEVVSNIPGDAPGSEDREMLANLAASAHNGQSADDEAAIEKYLRSVLSLENILTLDRLRQEVAVKEQLTGRGKSNKRSISSPSVHRLSGSRQDLSTTCLDDKGRWESQQDIFMPSQFHRTLPRPASSPSTYSTSPSSSPTPFGITSSQNQEPEQGRSGLAASYLSVKALVPQMPKLLKSLFPARDEKKELRPSPHNQQHVPRIVTSGGDDSRVKAETTAILRPPTKDRRAEFPEVPSLPVHDPHDITPLSPLSQSSSGYFSSSVSTVTLSDVLQPSSSSSSLLAAETTLPTNPQQQGADRNDVVNSPSQCGTKMAVVAPPASHSSANHNSFTAENSFSEHKLVNSGRGGGGGGGGGGDGFERLEIFVDDEERSHDNVLPDWLTEGACVTVGSNKAGAVRYVGTTQFADGVWVGVELDTPVGKNDGSVGGHRYFQCKPGYGVLVRPDRLSCRDPTSRRTGDFTAPAHVPVLRGEAIVARQGENRKSWSS is encoded by the exons GAGTCAGTCCAAG GTCTTTGCCTATGATTACTGTTTCTGGTCCATGGATGAGACCGATAAGGAGAGATTTGCTG gCCAAGAGGTGGTCTTCCAGTGCCTTGGGGAAAGTCTTCTCCGCAACGCCTTCCAGGGCTACAATGCCTGTATCTTTGCCTATGGACAAACTG GATCGGGAAAGTCGTACACCATGATGGGTTCAGGGGACCAGCCAGGTCTGATTCCCCGGCTGTGCAGTGCTTTGTTTGATCGAACCCAGAAGGAACAGCGGGAGGAGGAGAGCTTCACTGTTGAGGTGTCCTACATGGAGATCTACAACGAGAAGGTCCGAGATCTGCTCGACCCCAAAGG GGGTAGACAAACTCTGAGGGTGAGGGAACATAAGGTTTTGGGTCCCTACGTGGATGGCCTGTCTCGACTAGCTGTGGCTAGCTACAAG GACATTGAGTCTCTGATGTCAGAGGGAAATAAGTCTCGGACTGTCGCTGCTACCAACATGAACGAGGAGAGCAGTCGATCACACGCCGTCTTCAACATCATCCTCACGCACACACTGAAAGACTTGCAGTCCGGG aCAAGCGGGGAGAAGGTGAGTCGGTTGAGTCTGGTAGACTTGGCTGGAAGTGAGAGAGCGGCAAAGACTGGAGCAGCAGGGGAGCGACTCAAGGAGGGAAGCAATATCAACAA GTCTCTCACTACGCTGGGCCTGGTGATCTCTGCGCTAGCTGAACAGGGATCAACAAAGAACAAGAACAAGTTTGTTCCCTACAGAGACTCTGTGCTGACATGGTTGCTGAAG GACTGTCTGGGTGGCAACAGTCGCACAGCGATGGTTGCAACTGTGAGTCCATCAGCAGACAACTATGAGGAGACTTTGTCAACGCTGCGGTATGCGGACAGAGCAAAGAGCATTGTTAACCATGCCGTTGTTAACGAAGACCCCAATGCTCGCATAATCAGGGAGCTCCGAGAGGAAGTGGAGAAACTACGAGTGCAACTGACTCAGGCAGAG tctttgaaGGCTCCAGAGCTTAAAGACCGTCTGGAAGAGTCAGAAAAGTTGATCCAAGAGATGACTATCACCTGGGAGGAGAAGCTTCGAAAAACTGAGGAGATTGCACAG gagCGCCAGAAGCAGTTGGAGAGTCTGGGTATTTCTCTCCAGTCTTCAGGGATTAAAGTTGGAGATGATAAGAGTTTTCTTGTCAACCTCAACGCCGATCCTGCCCTCAATGAACTGCTGGTGTACTACCTGAAG GAACACACAAAGGTGGGCTCGGCAGACTCTCAGGACATCCAGCTGTGCGGGATGGGTATCCAGGCAGAGCACTGTGTCATCGACATTATGGCAGATACTGCAGTCATCCTCACCCCCTACCGCAATGCTCG GACATGTGTTAATGGTTCTCCAGTGACCAGTGCTCTGCAGCTTCACCATGGTGACCGAATTTTCTGGGGAAACAACCACTTCTTCAG GATCAACCTGCCTAAGCGGCGCTCTCGGGGGCCTGAGGATGAAGAGGGTGAAGGTAGTGCGATGAAGAACAGTGGCAGCAGTGAGCAGCTGGATGCAGATGGTGACACAGCCAGCGAAGTGTCCAGTGAAGTCAGCTTCTCCTATGAGTTCGCCCAGACAGAGGTCATGATGAAGGCCCTGGGCAATAATG ACCCCATGCAAGCAGTCCTGCAGTCTCTGGAGAGGCAGCACGAAGAGGAGAAGCGCTCTGCTCTGGAGCGACAAAGACAAATGTACGAGCAGGAACTCCAGCAGCTCCGCAAGAAGCTGAACCCGGACCGGCTGTCCATCGGTTCCTTTGGAGGGCCGGCGTCTGGCCAGCAAGGTCCAGGACAGCAGTCTCACTACCGCAGCATGGAGAGACTCAGTATGGGAGGGATAAGTCATTCAACCAGTGCTCAGAGCAGACTGAGGCAGTGGAATGAGGACAG GGAGGCAGTGTTGGTTAGGAGTCTGCGACGGCTGAGGGAGCAGATAGTGAGAGCAAACCTCCTGGTTCAAGAAGCCTGTTTCATCTCTGAGGAGCTGGAGCGACACACCGAGTACAGAGTCACTCTGCAGATTCCATCGGATAACCTCAACGCAAACCGCAAG agGGATGCAGTGCTCAGTGAACCAGCAATTCAGGTTCGGCGTCGGTGTCGAGGGAAGCAGATCTGGAGTCTAGAGAAGATGGAGAACCGTCTGGTTGACATGAGAGAGCTTTACCAAGAGTGGCAGGACTACAACCTCCATCACCATGACAACCCT GTGATGCGCTCATATTTCCGTCGAGCAGACCCGTTCTTTGACGAGCAGGAAAACCACAGTCTGATCGGCGTTGCAAATGTCTTCCTTTCCTGTCTCTTCTACGATGTCAAGCTGCAGTACGCTGTTCCCATCATCAATCAGAAGGGGGAG GTGACAGGGCGTCTTCATGTGGAGGTGGTGAGGGTTGGAGGGGGATTAGAGGACAATATGGCTGGAGGCGATGAATCCGATAACAACCAAGACACTGAAGTCCAGGATCGCAAACTGGTGTGCATG ATTAAGATCCTGCAGGCCACTGGTCTTCCCCAGTACCTGTCCAACTTCGTCTTCTGTCAGTATTCATTCTGGGACCAGCCTGAGCCTGTCATTGTGGCTCCTGAAGTAGACCCATCATCCTCGTCGCCCAGCCCCAAGGACCCACACTGCATGGTGGTGTTTGACAGCTGCAAG GAGGTGGCAGTGTCAGTGACGGAGGATTTCATTGAATACCTGACTGAAGGGGCAGTTGTCATTGAGGTATATGGACACAGACAGGCTGATGCAGGAAGAAACCCCGCCCTGTGGGACCTCAGCATTATCCAGGCCAAAACACGCACATTGCGAGACAG GTGGAGTGAAGTAACACGTCGCCTGGAGCTGTGGATTCAAATCCTGGAGATAAATGAGAATGGAGACTTTGTCccagtggaagtggttcctgCCAAAGATGTGCGGACTGGGGGAATCTTCCAGCTTCGGCAG GGTCAGTCAAGGCGAATCCAGGTGGACGTGCGTTCAGTTCAGGACTCGGGCACCATGCCTCTGATAGCAGAAATACTACTTGCAGTGTCAGTGGGTTGTGTGGAGGTCAGAAACACCACAGCAAACCAGGAAGGAGATGAGATGGACAGTTATCAG GAAAGAGACCTGGAGCGTTTGCGGCGGCAGTGGTTAGCTGCTCTCACCAAGAGACAGGAATACCTCGATCAGCACCTGCAGAGCCTGGTCAGCAAAGCAG aaaaaacagaagatGACATGGAGAGAGAGGCCCAGCTGCTAGAATGGCGCTTGACTCtgacagaggagagaaatgCTGTCATGGTGCCCTCTGCTGGCAGCGGCATTCCTGGAGCTCCTGCTGAATG GGTTCCTCTGCCTGGCATGGAGACTCACACTCCTGTCCTCTTCCTGAACCTCAAAC CTGATGACCTCAGCTCTCCAGACCAGTTTGAGGTTCCTGAAGCTGGAGGTTGGGATGCCACCCTGAGTGGAGAGGATGAGGACGACTTCTTTGACCTGCAGATCGTCAAACACTACGATGGAGAG GTGAAAGCAGAGGCATCATGGGACTCTACCGTCCATGAGTGTCTCCAGCTCAGTCGTGGGGGGGCGTGGCCGGAGCAGCGGGTATACCTGACAGTTCGAGTGGTGGTTCAGCTTAGCCACCCTGCCGACATGCAGCTGGTCCTAAGAAAGAGGATCTGTGTCAACGTTAACCAGGGCCGCCAGGGTTTTGCACACAACTTTCTTAGAAGGATGTCCACCCGCAGCACCATACCAGGCTGTGGGGTCACCTTTGAGGTGGTCTCCAACATCCCCGGG GACGCCCCTGGTTCAGAAGACAGGGAGATGCTGGCTAACCTCGCTGCCAGCGCACACAACGGCCAGTCAGCTGATGACGAGGCTGCAATTGAGAAATACCTCCGCAGTGTCCTTAGTCTGGAGAACATCCTGACTCTGGATAGACTCAGACAG gagGTGGCAGTGAAGGAGCAACTGACGGGCAGAGGGAAGAGCAACAAACGGAGCATAAGTTCTCCTTCTGTCCACAGg CTGTCGGGAAGTAGACAAGACCTGTCCACAACCTGCCTGGACGATAAG GGTCGATGGGAGAGTCAGCAGGATATCTTCATGCCTTCTCAGTTTCACCGCACCCTCCCCCGGCCTGCCTCTTCCCCTTCCACCTACTCCACCTCCCCTTCTTCATCCCCCACTCCCTTTGGCATAACATCCTCACAGAACCAGGAACCAGAGCAAG GTCGTTCAGGACTTGCTGCCTCTTATCTTTCAGTTAAAGCCCTGGTTCCTCAGATGCCCAAACTGCTCAAGTCTCTGTTTCCAGCACGAGACGAGAAGAAGGAGCTGAGACCTTCGCCACACAACCAGCAG CATGTCCCTCGCATCGTAACATCAGGAGGGGACGACAGTCGAGTCAAGGCTGAGACG ACTGCTATTCTCCGGCCCCCAACCAAAGACAGACGGGCAGAGTTCCCAGAAGTCCCTTCTCTTCCTGTGCATGACCCGCATGACATCACCCCCCTCAGCCCCCTCAGCCAGTCATCAAGCGGCTACTTCTCCAGTAGTGTTTCTACCGTTACCCTGTCTGACGTTCTCCAACCTTCCTCCTCGTCGTCCTCCCTCCTGGCCGCTGagactacattacccacaaacCCCCAGCAGCAGGGTGCTGACAGGAACGATGTTGTAAACTCTCCTTCTCAGTGTGGCACCAAGATGGCCGTCGTTGCTCCACCCGCTTCCCACAGctcagccaatcacaacagcttcACTGCAGAAAACTCCTTCTCTGAACACAAGCTGGTCAActcaggaagaggaggaggaggaggaggaggaggagggggggatggCTTTGAGAGGCTGGAGATCTTTGTGGACGATGAAGAGCGTAGCCACGACAACGTACTGCCTGACTGGCTGACAGAAGGGGCGTGTGTTACAGTAGGAAGCAATAAGGCCGGGGCAGTGCGCTACGTGGGAACGACGCAGTTTGCGGATGgagtgtgggtgggggtggagctggacACCCCTGTAG GCAAAAATGACGGTTCCGTTGGAGGTCATCGGTATTTCCAATGTAAACCGGGTTACGGGGTGCTGGTTCGCCCGGACCGGCTGTCCTGCCGTGATCCGACCAGCCGGCGAACGGGAGACTTCACTGCTCCTGCACATGTCCCCGTCTTGCGAGGAGAAGCCATTGTTGCCCGCCAGGGGGAGAATCGCAAGTCGTGGAGCAGTTGA
- the kif13ba gene encoding kinesin-like protein KIF13B isoform X1 has translation MGEPSLDDANVKVAVRVRPMNRREKELNTKCIVEMAKNQTILHPGGANLGKADSRSQSKVFAYDYCFWSMDETDKERFAGQEVVFQCLGESLLRNAFQGYNACIFAYGQTGSGKSYTMMGSGDQPGLIPRLCSALFDRTQKEQREEESFTVEVSYMEIYNEKVRDLLDPKGGRQTLRVREHKVLGPYVDGLSRLAVASYKDIESLMSEGNKSRTVAATNMNEESSRSHAVFNIILTHTLKDLQSGTSGEKVSRLSLVDLAGSERAAKTGAAGERLKEGSNINKSLTTLGLVISALAEQGSTKNKNKFVPYRDSVLTWLLKDCLGGNSRTAMVATVSPSADNYEETLSTLRYADRAKSIVNHAVVNEDPNARIIRELREEVEKLRVQLTQAESLKAPELKDRLEESEKLIQEMTITWEEKLRKTEEIAQERQKQLESLGISLQSSGIKVGDDKSFLVNLNADPALNELLVYYLKEHTKVGSADSQDIQLCGMGIQAEHCVIDIMADTAVILTPYRNARTCVNGSPVTSALQLHHGDRIFWGNNHFFRINLPKRRSRGPEDEEGEGSAMKNSGSSEQLDADGDTASEVSSEVSFSYEFAQTEVMMKALGNNDPMQAVLQSLERQHEEEKRSALERQRQMYEQELQQLRKKLNPDRLSIGSFGGPASGQQGPGQQSHYRSMERLSMGGISHSTSAQSRLRQWNEDREAVLVRSLRRLREQIVRANLLVQEACFISEELERHTEYRVTLQIPSDNLNANRKRDAVLSEPAIQVRRRCRGKQIWSLEKMENRLVDMRELYQEWQDYNLHHHDNPVMRSYFRRADPFFDEQENHSLIGVANVFLSCLFYDVKLQYAVPIINQKGEVTGRLHVEVVRVGGGLEDNMAGGDESDNNQDTEVQDRKLVCMIKILQATGLPQYLSNFVFCQYSFWDQPEPVIVAPEVDPSSSSPSPKDPHCMVVFDSCKEVAVSVTEDFIEYLTEGAVVIEVYGHRQADAGRNPALWDLSIIQAKTRTLRDRWSEVTRRLELWIQILEINENGDFVPVEVVPAKDVRTGGIFQLRQGQSRRIQVDVRSVQDSGTMPLIAEILLAVSVGCVEVRNTTANQEGDEMDSYQERDLERLRRQWLAALTKRQEYLDQHLQSLVSKAEKTEDDMEREAQLLEWRLTLTEERNAVMVPSAGSGIPGAPAEWVPLPGMETHTPVLFLNLKPDDLSSPDQFEVPEAGGWDATLSGEDEDDFFDLQIVKHYDGEVKAEASWDSTVHECLQLSRGGAWPEQRVYLTVRVVVQLSHPADMQLVLRKRICVNVNQGRQGFAHNFLRRMSTRSTIPGCGVTFEVVSNIPGDAPGSEDREMLANLAASAHNGQSADDEAAIEKYLRSVLSLENILTLDRLRQEVAVKEQLTGRGKSNKRSISSPSVHRLSGSRQDLSTTCLDDKGRWESQQDIFMPSQFHRTLPRPASSPSTYSTSPSSSPTPFGITSSQNQEPEQGRSGLAASYLSVKALVPQMPKLLKSLFPARDEKKELRPSPHNQQQHVPRIVTSGGDDSRVKAETTAILRPPTKDRRAEFPEVPSLPVHDPHDITPLSPLSQSSSGYFSSSVSTVTLSDVLQPSSSSSSLLAAETTLPTNPQQQGADRNDVVNSPSQCGTKMAVVAPPASHSSANHNSFTAENSFSEHKLVNSGRGGGGGGGGGGDGFERLEIFVDDEERSHDNVLPDWLTEGACVTVGSNKAGAVRYVGTTQFADGVWVGVELDTPVGKNDGSVGGHRYFQCKPGYGVLVRPDRLSCRDPTSRRTGDFTAPAHVPVLRGEAIVARQGENRKSWSS, from the exons GAGTCAGTCCAAG GTCTTTGCCTATGATTACTGTTTCTGGTCCATGGATGAGACCGATAAGGAGAGATTTGCTG gCCAAGAGGTGGTCTTCCAGTGCCTTGGGGAAAGTCTTCTCCGCAACGCCTTCCAGGGCTACAATGCCTGTATCTTTGCCTATGGACAAACTG GATCGGGAAAGTCGTACACCATGATGGGTTCAGGGGACCAGCCAGGTCTGATTCCCCGGCTGTGCAGTGCTTTGTTTGATCGAACCCAGAAGGAACAGCGGGAGGAGGAGAGCTTCACTGTTGAGGTGTCCTACATGGAGATCTACAACGAGAAGGTCCGAGATCTGCTCGACCCCAAAGG GGGTAGACAAACTCTGAGGGTGAGGGAACATAAGGTTTTGGGTCCCTACGTGGATGGCCTGTCTCGACTAGCTGTGGCTAGCTACAAG GACATTGAGTCTCTGATGTCAGAGGGAAATAAGTCTCGGACTGTCGCTGCTACCAACATGAACGAGGAGAGCAGTCGATCACACGCCGTCTTCAACATCATCCTCACGCACACACTGAAAGACTTGCAGTCCGGG aCAAGCGGGGAGAAGGTGAGTCGGTTGAGTCTGGTAGACTTGGCTGGAAGTGAGAGAGCGGCAAAGACTGGAGCAGCAGGGGAGCGACTCAAGGAGGGAAGCAATATCAACAA GTCTCTCACTACGCTGGGCCTGGTGATCTCTGCGCTAGCTGAACAGGGATCAACAAAGAACAAGAACAAGTTTGTTCCCTACAGAGACTCTGTGCTGACATGGTTGCTGAAG GACTGTCTGGGTGGCAACAGTCGCACAGCGATGGTTGCAACTGTGAGTCCATCAGCAGACAACTATGAGGAGACTTTGTCAACGCTGCGGTATGCGGACAGAGCAAAGAGCATTGTTAACCATGCCGTTGTTAACGAAGACCCCAATGCTCGCATAATCAGGGAGCTCCGAGAGGAAGTGGAGAAACTACGAGTGCAACTGACTCAGGCAGAG tctttgaaGGCTCCAGAGCTTAAAGACCGTCTGGAAGAGTCAGAAAAGTTGATCCAAGAGATGACTATCACCTGGGAGGAGAAGCTTCGAAAAACTGAGGAGATTGCACAG gagCGCCAGAAGCAGTTGGAGAGTCTGGGTATTTCTCTCCAGTCTTCAGGGATTAAAGTTGGAGATGATAAGAGTTTTCTTGTCAACCTCAACGCCGATCCTGCCCTCAATGAACTGCTGGTGTACTACCTGAAG GAACACACAAAGGTGGGCTCGGCAGACTCTCAGGACATCCAGCTGTGCGGGATGGGTATCCAGGCAGAGCACTGTGTCATCGACATTATGGCAGATACTGCAGTCATCCTCACCCCCTACCGCAATGCTCG GACATGTGTTAATGGTTCTCCAGTGACCAGTGCTCTGCAGCTTCACCATGGTGACCGAATTTTCTGGGGAAACAACCACTTCTTCAG GATCAACCTGCCTAAGCGGCGCTCTCGGGGGCCTGAGGATGAAGAGGGTGAAGGTAGTGCGATGAAGAACAGTGGCAGCAGTGAGCAGCTGGATGCAGATGGTGACACAGCCAGCGAAGTGTCCAGTGAAGTCAGCTTCTCCTATGAGTTCGCCCAGACAGAGGTCATGATGAAGGCCCTGGGCAATAATG ACCCCATGCAAGCAGTCCTGCAGTCTCTGGAGAGGCAGCACGAAGAGGAGAAGCGCTCTGCTCTGGAGCGACAAAGACAAATGTACGAGCAGGAACTCCAGCAGCTCCGCAAGAAGCTGAACCCGGACCGGCTGTCCATCGGTTCCTTTGGAGGGCCGGCGTCTGGCCAGCAAGGTCCAGGACAGCAGTCTCACTACCGCAGCATGGAGAGACTCAGTATGGGAGGGATAAGTCATTCAACCAGTGCTCAGAGCAGACTGAGGCAGTGGAATGAGGACAG GGAGGCAGTGTTGGTTAGGAGTCTGCGACGGCTGAGGGAGCAGATAGTGAGAGCAAACCTCCTGGTTCAAGAAGCCTGTTTCATCTCTGAGGAGCTGGAGCGACACACCGAGTACAGAGTCACTCTGCAGATTCCATCGGATAACCTCAACGCAAACCGCAAG agGGATGCAGTGCTCAGTGAACCAGCAATTCAGGTTCGGCGTCGGTGTCGAGGGAAGCAGATCTGGAGTCTAGAGAAGATGGAGAACCGTCTGGTTGACATGAGAGAGCTTTACCAAGAGTGGCAGGACTACAACCTCCATCACCATGACAACCCT GTGATGCGCTCATATTTCCGTCGAGCAGACCCGTTCTTTGACGAGCAGGAAAACCACAGTCTGATCGGCGTTGCAAATGTCTTCCTTTCCTGTCTCTTCTACGATGTCAAGCTGCAGTACGCTGTTCCCATCATCAATCAGAAGGGGGAG GTGACAGGGCGTCTTCATGTGGAGGTGGTGAGGGTTGGAGGGGGATTAGAGGACAATATGGCTGGAGGCGATGAATCCGATAACAACCAAGACACTGAAGTCCAGGATCGCAAACTGGTGTGCATG ATTAAGATCCTGCAGGCCACTGGTCTTCCCCAGTACCTGTCCAACTTCGTCTTCTGTCAGTATTCATTCTGGGACCAGCCTGAGCCTGTCATTGTGGCTCCTGAAGTAGACCCATCATCCTCGTCGCCCAGCCCCAAGGACCCACACTGCATGGTGGTGTTTGACAGCTGCAAG GAGGTGGCAGTGTCAGTGACGGAGGATTTCATTGAATACCTGACTGAAGGGGCAGTTGTCATTGAGGTATATGGACACAGACAGGCTGATGCAGGAAGAAACCCCGCCCTGTGGGACCTCAGCATTATCCAGGCCAAAACACGCACATTGCGAGACAG GTGGAGTGAAGTAACACGTCGCCTGGAGCTGTGGATTCAAATCCTGGAGATAAATGAGAATGGAGACTTTGTCccagtggaagtggttcctgCCAAAGATGTGCGGACTGGGGGAATCTTCCAGCTTCGGCAG GGTCAGTCAAGGCGAATCCAGGTGGACGTGCGTTCAGTTCAGGACTCGGGCACCATGCCTCTGATAGCAGAAATACTACTTGCAGTGTCAGTGGGTTGTGTGGAGGTCAGAAACACCACAGCAAACCAGGAAGGAGATGAGATGGACAGTTATCAG GAAAGAGACCTGGAGCGTTTGCGGCGGCAGTGGTTAGCTGCTCTCACCAAGAGACAGGAATACCTCGATCAGCACCTGCAGAGCCTGGTCAGCAAAGCAG aaaaaacagaagatGACATGGAGAGAGAGGCCCAGCTGCTAGAATGGCGCTTGACTCtgacagaggagagaaatgCTGTCATGGTGCCCTCTGCTGGCAGCGGCATTCCTGGAGCTCCTGCTGAATG GGTTCCTCTGCCTGGCATGGAGACTCACACTCCTGTCCTCTTCCTGAACCTCAAAC CTGATGACCTCAGCTCTCCAGACCAGTTTGAGGTTCCTGAAGCTGGAGGTTGGGATGCCACCCTGAGTGGAGAGGATGAGGACGACTTCTTTGACCTGCAGATCGTCAAACACTACGATGGAGAG GTGAAAGCAGAGGCATCATGGGACTCTACCGTCCATGAGTGTCTCCAGCTCAGTCGTGGGGGGGCGTGGCCGGAGCAGCGGGTATACCTGACAGTTCGAGTGGTGGTTCAGCTTAGCCACCCTGCCGACATGCAGCTGGTCCTAAGAAAGAGGATCTGTGTCAACGTTAACCAGGGCCGCCAGGGTTTTGCACACAACTTTCTTAGAAGGATGTCCACCCGCAGCACCATACCAGGCTGTGGGGTCACCTTTGAGGTGGTCTCCAACATCCCCGGG GACGCCCCTGGTTCAGAAGACAGGGAGATGCTGGCTAACCTCGCTGCCAGCGCACACAACGGCCAGTCAGCTGATGACGAGGCTGCAATTGAGAAATACCTCCGCAGTGTCCTTAGTCTGGAGAACATCCTGACTCTGGATAGACTCAGACAG gagGTGGCAGTGAAGGAGCAACTGACGGGCAGAGGGAAGAGCAACAAACGGAGCATAAGTTCTCCTTCTGTCCACAGg CTGTCGGGAAGTAGACAAGACCTGTCCACAACCTGCCTGGACGATAAG GGTCGATGGGAGAGTCAGCAGGATATCTTCATGCCTTCTCAGTTTCACCGCACCCTCCCCCGGCCTGCCTCTTCCCCTTCCACCTACTCCACCTCCCCTTCTTCATCCCCCACTCCCTTTGGCATAACATCCTCACAGAACCAGGAACCAGAGCAAG GTCGTTCAGGACTTGCTGCCTCTTATCTTTCAGTTAAAGCCCTGGTTCCTCAGATGCCCAAACTGCTCAAGTCTCTGTTTCCAGCACGAGACGAGAAGAAGGAGCTGAGACCTTCGCCACACAACCAGCAG CAGCATGTCCCTCGCATCGTAACATCAGGAGGGGACGACAGTCGAGTCAAGGCTGAGACG ACTGCTATTCTCCGGCCCCCAACCAAAGACAGACGGGCAGAGTTCCCAGAAGTCCCTTCTCTTCCTGTGCATGACCCGCATGACATCACCCCCCTCAGCCCCCTCAGCCAGTCATCAAGCGGCTACTTCTCCAGTAGTGTTTCTACCGTTACCCTGTCTGACGTTCTCCAACCTTCCTCCTCGTCGTCCTCCCTCCTGGCCGCTGagactacattacccacaaacCCCCAGCAGCAGGGTGCTGACAGGAACGATGTTGTAAACTCTCCTTCTCAGTGTGGCACCAAGATGGCCGTCGTTGCTCCACCCGCTTCCCACAGctcagccaatcacaacagcttcACTGCAGAAAACTCCTTCTCTGAACACAAGCTGGTCAActcaggaagaggaggaggaggaggaggaggaggagggggggatggCTTTGAGAGGCTGGAGATCTTTGTGGACGATGAAGAGCGTAGCCACGACAACGTACTGCCTGACTGGCTGACAGAAGGGGCGTGTGTTACAGTAGGAAGCAATAAGGCCGGGGCAGTGCGCTACGTGGGAACGACGCAGTTTGCGGATGgagtgtgggtgggggtggagctggacACCCCTGTAG GCAAAAATGACGGTTCCGTTGGAGGTCATCGGTATTTCCAATGTAAACCGGGTTACGGGGTGCTGGTTCGCCCGGACCGGCTGTCCTGCCGTGATCCGACCAGCCGGCGAACGGGAGACTTCACTGCTCCTGCACATGTCCCCGTCTTGCGAGGAGAAGCCATTGTTGCCCGCCAGGGGGAGAATCGCAAGTCGTGGAGCAGTTGA